The nucleotide window aaaccctaaaccctaaaccctaaaccctaaaccctaaaccctaaaccctaaaccctaaaccctaaaccctaaaccctaaaaccctaaaccctaaccctaaaccctaaaccctaaaccctaaaccctaaaccctaaaccctaaaccctaaaccctaaaccctaaaccctaaaccctaaaccctaaaccctaaaccctaaaccctaaaccctaaaccctaaaccctaaaccctaaaccctaaaccctaaaccctaaaccctaaaccctaaaccctaaaccctaaaccctaaaccctaaaccctaaaccctaaaccctaaaccctaaaccctaaaccctaaccctaaaccctaaaccctaaaccctaaaccctaaaccctaaaccctaaaccctaaaccctaaaccctaaaccctaaaccctaaaccctaaaccctaaaccctaaaccctaaaccctaaaccctaaaccctaaaccctaaaccctaaaccctaaaccctaaaccctaaaccctaaaccctaaaccctaaaccctaaaccctaaaccctaaaccctaaaccctaaaccctaaaccctaaaccctaaaccctaaaccctaaaccctaaaccctaaaccctaaaccctaaaccctaaacctaaaccctaaaccctaaaccctaaaccctaaacctaaaccctaaaccctaaaccctaaaccctaaaccctaaaccctaaaccctaaaccctaaaccctaaaccctaaaccctaaacctaaaccctaaaccctaaaccctaaaccctaaccctaaaccctaaaccctaaaccctaaaccctaaccctaaaccctaaaccctaaaccctaaaccctaaacctaaaccctaaaccctaaaccctaaaccctaaaccctaaaccctaaaccctaaaccctaaaccctaaaccctaaacctaaaccctaaaccctaaaccctaaaccctaaaccctaaaccctaaaccctaaaccctaaaccctaaaccctaaaccctaaaccctaaaccctaaacctaaaccctaaaccctaaaccctaaaccctaaaccctaaaccctaaaccctaaaccctaaaccctaaaccctaaaccctaaaccctaaaccctaaaccctaaaccctaaaccctaaaccctaaaccctaaaccctaaaccctaaaccctaaaccctaaaccctaaaccctaaaccctaaaccctaaaccctaaaccctaaaccctaaaccctaaaccctaaaccctaaaccctaaaccctaaaccctaaaccctaaaccctaaaccctaaccctaaaccctaaaccctaaacctaaaccctaaaccctaaaccctaaaccctaaaccctaaaccctaaaccctaaaccctaaaccctaaaccctaaaccctaaaccctaaaccctaaaccctaaaccctaaaccctaaaccctaaaccctaaaccctaaaccctaaaccctaaaccctaaaccctaaacctaaaccctaaaccctaaaccctaaaccctaaaccctaaaccctaaaccctaaaccctaaaccctaaacctaaaccctaaaccctaaaccctaaaccctaaaccctaaaccctaaaccctaaaccctaaaccctaaaccctaaaccctaaacctaaaccctaaaccctaaaccctaaacctaaaccctaaaccctaaaccctaaaccctaaaccctaaaccctaaaccctaaaccctaaccctaaaccctaaaccctaaaccctaaccctaaaccctaaaccctaaaccctaaaccctaaaccctaaaccctaaaccctaaaccctaaccctaaaccctaaaccctaaaccctaaaccctaaaccctaaaccctaaaccctaaaccctaaaccctaaaccctaaaccctaaaccctaaaccctaaaccctaaaccctaaaccctaaaccctaaaccctaaaccctaaaccctaaaccctaaaccctaaaccctaaaccctaaaccctaaaccctaaacctaaaccctaaaccctaaaccctaaaccctaaaccctaaaccctaaacctaaaccctaaaccctaaaccctaaaccctaaaccctaaaccctaaaccctaaaccctaaaccctaaaccctaaacctaaaccctaaaccctaaaccctaaacctaaaccctaaaccctaaaccctaaaccctaaaccctaaaccctaaaccctaaaccctaaaccctaaccctaaaccctaaaccctaaaccctaaaccctaaaccctaaaccctaaaccctaaaccctaaaccctaaaccctaaaccctaaaccctaaaccctaaaccctaaaccctaaaccctaaaccctaaaccctaaaccctaaaccctaaaccctaaaccctaaaccctaaaccctaaaccctaaaccctaaaccctaaaccctaaaccctaaaccctaaaccctaaaccctaaaccctaaacctaaaccctaaaccctaaaccctaaaccctaaaccctaaaccctaaaccctaaaccctaaacctaaaccctaaaccctaaaccctaaaccctaaacctaaaccctaaaccctaaaccctaaaccctaaacctaaaccctaaaccctaaaccctaaaccctaaaccctaaaccctaaaccctaaaccctaaaccctaaaccctaaacctaaaccctaaaccctaaaccctaaaccctaacctaaaccctaaaccctaaaccctaaaccctaaaccctaaaccctaaaccctaaacctaaaccctaaaccctaaaccctaaaccctaaaccctaaaccctaaaccctaaaccctaaaccctaaaccctaaaccctaaaccctaaacctaaaccctaaaccctaaaccctaaaccctaaaccctaaaccctaaccctaaaccctaaaccctaaacctaaaccctaaaccctaaaccctaaaccctaaaccctaaacctaaaccctaaaccctaaaccctaaaccctaaaccctaaaccctaaaccctaaaccctaaaccctaaaccctaaaccctaaaccctaaaccctaaaccctaaaccctaaaccctaaaccctaaaccctaaaccctaaaccctaaaccctaaaccctaaaccctaaaccctaaaccctaaaccctaaaccctaaaccctaaaccctaaaccctaaaccctaaaccctaaaccctaaacctaaaccctaaaccctaaaccctaaaccctaaacctaaaccctaaaccctaaaccctaaacctaaacctaaaccctaaaccctaaaccctaaacctaaaccctaaaccctaaaccctaaaccctaaaccctaaacctaacctaaaccctaaaccctaaaccctaaaccctaaaccctaaacctaaaccctaaaccctaaaccctaaaccctaaaccctaaaccctaaaccctaaaccctaaccctaaaccctaaaccctaaaccctaaacctaaaccctaaaccctaaaccctaaaccctaaaccctaaaccctaaacctaaaccctaaaccctaaaccctaaaccctaaacctaaaccctaaaccctaaaccctaaaccctaaaccctaaaccctaaaccctaaaccctaaaccctaaaccctaaaccctaaaccctaaaccctaaaccctaaaccctaaccctaaaccctaaaccctaaaccctaaaccctaaaccctaaacctaaaccctaaaccctaaaccctaaaccctaaacctaacccctaaaccctaaaccctaaaccctaaaccctaaaccctaaaccctaaaccctaaaccctaaaccctaaaccctaaaccctaaaccctaaaccctaaaccctaaaccctaaaccctaaaccctaaaccctaaaccctaacctaaaccctaaaccctaaaccctaaacctaaaccctaaaccctaaaccctaaaccctaaaccctaaaccctaaaccctaaaccctaaaccctaaaccctaaaccctaaaccctaaaccctaaaccctaaaccctaaaccctaaaccctaaaccctaaaccctaaaccctaaaccctaaacctaaaccctaaaccctaaaccctaaaccctaaaccctaaaccctaaaccctaaaccctaaaccctaaaccctaaaccctaaaccctaaaccctaaaccctaaaccctaaaccctaaaccctaaaccctaaaccctaaaccctaaaccctaaaccctaaaccctaaaccctaaaccctaaaccctaaaccctaaacctaaaccctaaaccctaaaccctaaaccctaaaccctaaacctaaaccctaaaccctaaaccctaaaccctaaaccctaaaccctaaaccctaaacctaaaccctaaaccctaaaccctaaccctaaaccctaaaccctaaaccctaaaccctaaaccctaaccctaaaccctaaaccctaaccctaaaccctaaaccctaaccctaaaccctaaaccctaaaccctaaaccctaaaccctaaaccctaaaccctaaaccctaaaccctaaaccctaaacccctaaaccctaaaccctaaacccctaaaccctaaaccctaacccctaaaccctaacccctaaaccctaaaccctaaaccctaaaccctaaaccctaaaccctaaaccctaaaccctaaaccctaaaccctaaaccctaaacctaaaccctaaaccctaaaccctaaaccctaaaccctaaaccctaaaccctaaaccctaaaccctaaaccctaaaccctaaaccctaaaccctaaaccctaaaccctaaaccctaaaccctaaaccctaaaccctaaaccctaaaccctaaaccctaaaccctaaaccctaaaccctaaaccctaaaccctaaaccctaaaccctaaaccctaaaccctaaaccctaaacctaaaccctaaaccctaaaccctaaaccctaaaccctaaacccctaacccctaacccctaacccctaaccctaaccctaaccctaaaccctaaaccctaaaccctaaaccctaaaccctaaaccctaaaccctaaaccctaaaccctaaaccctaaaccctaaaccctaaaccctaaaccctaaaccctaaaccctaaaccctaaaccctaaaccctaaaccctaaaccctaaaccctaaaccctaaaccctaaaccctaaaccctaaaccccaaaccccaaaccctaaaccccaaaccccaaaccccaaaccccaaaccccaaaccccaaaccccaaaccccaaaccccaaaccccaaaccccaaaccccaaaccccaaaccccaaaccccaaaccccaaaccccaaaccccaaaccccaaaccctcaGCCTCAAACCCTGAACCCCAACCCCTGAACCCCAACCCCGAACCCTGAACCCCGAACCCTGAACCCcaaccccgaaccccgaaccccgaaccccgaatcccgaaccctgaaccctaaccccgaaccccgaaccccgaatCCTGAACCCTAAAAAAACCCTACACCTGAACCCTGAATCCTGAAccctaaaaaaaccttaaaccggaaaccctaaaaccccaaaacccgaaaccctaaaaccccaaaacccaaaatcataaaccctaaaacccaaaaatcccaaaaaccccaaaccctatactctaaaaccctaaaccccaaaacctaaaccctattccctaaaaccctaaacccaaaccccaaaccctgaacctcaaaaccctaaaccctaaaccttaaaccctaaaacctAAAACCAAAAACgccaaaaccctaaaaaataccctaaaacctaaaccccaaaccctaaacctgaAACCCAATCCCTAAACCTGAAActcaaacccgaaaccctaaacctgaaacccgaaaccctaaaccccaaaccccaaaccccaaaccccaaatcTCAAACCCCCCAAAACCCTAAGACCCTAAACCGTAAACTCTAAACGTTAAACCATGATTATCTTTGTGGCTATATAACCCGTGAAATAGCTTATTTATGTCTATCTTCAAAGGTTATTAGGCACGTTGACCTCCTACATCAAGCTGCCTTTTATTTTGGTGAGAAGAATGGTTCGGATTATATGAACTAAATGATTAACTTCAACCTATCAGTCATCTTAGCTTTTCACGTTAAACCATCActtattttaacaaaagaaaattaatcaaattgcaaaaattgaatgattaatcatttcaatttttgcaatttgattaattttcttttgttaaaataagTGACATCCATTGTTCAACTACACAAGTCTTAATCCAATTAGTATTAGtataacaataaatatataagtaaGAAGCCAGTTCATATTTATTCaaagattatttattattttattattcgatTACGTGGTTGTTTGATTTGAAATACAGTAATATTACCAAAGTAAAAACTGTTCTATGGTGCtaacaattttaaattagttatttaaggaaaaaaaaacatgaagaagaaaatatgcTTCTCCTCCTCTGCTTCAGAATTTTCAATTACTTCAATAAGATGCCCATGTCGTCGTCGGCTCCGTTGGTTTCAACCCCGGATATGGCAAGTTAGACTCAAACCCACTTATTTTCTGCAATAGCTTACTGATGAGGTCCCCAACTACATAAGAAGCGCCCGAGGCCATAAGCCCAATGCATAAGAAGTATAATACAGTGCTGATGTATGGCTTGGGCTGCTTCCTCTGAATGTGGGCCTTACCTATAGCAAGCAATATGATGCAAAAAAGGGAGGCCCCATTAACTGCTGCAAGCTTGAGATCTCTATCATCACTCTTCCGAAACGAGAATCCATACAGGACAGGAGGCAGTAGCCCAAAAATAAGGAATGATAAAATAGATAGTGTTGCATGTAATGAAAAGTTGTCCCTTCGTCCTAGTGTTTCTTGGTATCGATCCTCCTGCTCATTCACTTGATTGGAACGATCATTTTTCAGATCCACAAGCTGCAAAAACAATACCAAAACTAGGTGAACAAACAGAAGacgactcgaacctgagacctcAGGCTCAGCCCTCTTATATCTTAacgtgtttgatattttttgtatactaataaaagcaaaatataagCCTAATTATAGCCCTTTCTACTACATATTGAATTTCGTATGCATGGATTTTTTAAACAAGGACTGACAGGGAAGCTTACTCACATTATGACCAATTATGAAAAGCCCTCCTATCAAATTTGCCAAGCCAAGTGCTATAATGTTCACTGTAGAAAACGCAGGTTAACAAAGTCACCAGTTGCTGTTACTGATCAAATATGTATTTCTACTGAACTCGAAAGAGGCAATGACAAGAAATACGAGACGTGAAATAAAATTTGTTGGAAGGAAGCTTGTGTTCACAAACTTCAGAACACAGATTGGTTACACAGGTTCCTTGCACCAAATAAAAGCAGAAGCACATTAAAAATGTAgcaatttaattcaaaaggaGATAAAACTAGATTGAATGTCTTCATAAATCAGTACGATAAGAGTATaatttagagataaaaaaaaatttgatacttACAAGTTCCGGCACCAGCACCAGCAGCAGAAGACACTACACCTAGACTTGTAATTGATTCTATTAAACCACCATATACAATGCTTTTTAAAATCTCCCATTGCCAGGATTCACCTACTCCAGCACCTTTTCGTTCACTCGCATTTGTCTGGTTCGCACTGTTCAGCAAGCTTGTAGGTTCCACTGAATCAATACAGACAATCTCAGAATCTCCACGTTTTGGTGGCTCCTTTTCAATGGTGACTATGACATCATTCCCTGCATCATATCTTCAAACAATCACTCAGGTAACAAATGATAGTGCAAGAATTTCGACCGGCAGTTGATCTCTGGcgttaagggaaaaaaacatattctaaGAATAAAATTTGACAGCAGAATCAAGTTACAATAATGAAAACCTGTCCAATTCAAATGAGAGAGGATTTCAAGACCCCTGAGTCTTGTGCATacctatatttttgttttccataGCATTAACTTCATTTTCTCCTATATTGACTTTCTCTTTTTCAGGCCTTGAGGTTCCTTGGCTCAAAGAATTTAGAGAACCTTTTCCTACTTCATGGTGTTTCAAAGCAGCATCATTTATAAATCCTCCTTCAGAATATAATTGAGAGGACAATGAAGTTCCTTGTGTTGACGAGGCCTGGCCATTTTGTAAAGGTTTTTCATTCCCTTTTTCCATGTTGAATTTCTCTTCTATTTGTATCTCTGACTGCTCAGGGATTAAAGATTTGGAAGTTGAATACTCTGGAGGATTCACTCCACCTTGAGGTCTAAACGGTGCATTTTCCTTTAGACCTTCCATGCTACCTGAAGAGTATGGTAACAGTTGAACAGTATCCATGATAGCATGGTTCATTAAAGACCCACCTGCACAAGATTGCACAGCAAAAATGTAGTATGGTGTATTAGTGTTCCCATGGTCAAATTACTGCtgaagcaacaaaaaaatagaaagggtACGCAGACAGTTGGAGCACAAATGTGATGAGAACACAATCATGCATGTGCAGACACATCAAACAAAGAAATTGCACTTGCACATTGAAACACAACTCGCTCAGATTAAATAGGATTAGCCATATAATGTGGTAAAGCGAAAATCCATGGTATGATATTTTTCTCCGGCATGTAGATTTAGCATTAGACTGACCAACAACACATACAGGCTTATATTCATAACTCAAGAAAAGACAAGACCATAGAGCTTCCCAATCCCACCAGCAAGAAATTCACAAAATGAAATATTACTGGAGTGAAGTCTAATTAGGAGGGACAATAACATGGATCAAATAACCAAAAAGCGTCTGCCCAAATCATCTGCCGActcctcattcttttaaaatGGGAACTTAAAGTTCTGTCATACCTGAGTTTCCAGCTGCATCACCTGATTTCTCTCTAGCACTGATCAATGCAGtttcattgaattttgtttCCCTTGAAGAACTTACAATCCCCATTCCAGGTTTAAGAGATGCACCTcccatattatttaatattcctGCAATTGAAGAGGATTCAACCGATGGTAAATCAACAGAAAGGAGAGGAGCATTTTGATCTGCAAGTATCCCATTCCTAGATGTCAAATTGGACTTCAGGTTTATTCCTTGTGGTGATTTATCAAGCAATAAAGGCTCCATTGTTGAAGGATTCAGAGATTCTGCTCCACTTTGGTGAGGCTTAGAATAAGAACTTTCTGGATGTTCTCCCGTTTTGACTATAGTTCTTTCAGCATGTGGCATTACAGAATGATCATTTCCATTTGAGGATGTAAAATTGTTAGGGAAGCCTGATGAGGCGTCCTGATTCATTCCACGTACTTGAGTATGGTCCACTGCAGCATTACCTGCGACAGCATATCAACTAAGCATTCCTGTGGTCTGAAAATCCTCGCATTCATATAGGTTTCAACATCTGCACACAACTACCTGGTGGCATAGTCTCAGCCGGTCTCATTAGGAATGATGTGTAATTAAGTTCGGTTGGAATCAATTTGTCAATAAATTGCATACTTCTAGTAACATATAATTGTGAGAGAAACAAGCATAGCATATTGATGATGCCAAAGGTTCTAAACTAACATTCCTAGAGACAACATCTTTAAGTAGAAATGCAAATTTAAACCTCAATTGTAAAGTTCAGCAATTTGCAACCATGAGATATTGTGATCTGGCTTGTTCCAATTTCACAGtcgattaaatattattaagtgCTCCTGGAAATGTCATCTTACTTTAACAATATCATTGTTGCTAAATCTTGATAAAAAGACGGCATTTCCAAGAGTACCTAACAATCTCTCTTTCCCCAGTCCCAACTCTCAAGCATCAACCCGTTAAAAGTAACAACAGTAGGCCATGCTGAAAGTTAATAAGAAACAAGATGCTAACATCATTGCACGTCAAAATACATAGAATCAAGAACTTCGTGCAAACGAGAGCATGAAACCTTTTTCAAACAAGCAACGACATGTTTAGAATTTTAGAGCAAGCATTCAAAGGCACAGGGAAAAATCCTGAACAACATAAAATGTCTTATGCAAAAATCATTGCGCTAATGAGTATGTTGTGTGCAAAATAACTACCTTGCTCAGTGGTTGTTTTCCTCTTATGAGTTGCAAAAATAGAGAAGAACCAATTTGTGTTGGCTGTTGATATCTTCTGAGGATCTTGAACATTTTCATTCTCAGTGGATGATACCCGAAACAATTTAAAACCATTCCCTgtataatttaacaaaagagTTCATCTTTCAGAGCAGATATGGCCCTTGATAGTATGAATAAGTCAAGAATGGATCCTTATTCATTGATGAGAACTTTTTAGAATGATAGCCTCAGtctgaaaaattgaaaatccaTCAGGAAATGAAGACTACTCAAAATTGGTGGGCATCTCACGCACcaataaaatggaaaaagaaacgAAAGAACAAACGAAGATAATTACCCTCAAACACTCATCATCATCAGCCAAATGGCAGAGCATGTTACACACTCATCATCAACTTTTCCTTTGATCAGCAAAGAAATATATTCATTAAACAAAACTTAATACCGTCATATTAAAAAGCAATAataacatgagtttttttttcatgtggaAACAACAAGGCATTTTCAAAAAATGTTGAATCACTAGCAAAGCAAAGACTGCGTCAACTTGACTTAGATTCGAAAAATCTTAGGATCCGAACATGTTTGTGACAAGTTTCATTTTGAATAAAGTGAAACATAAGTTGCAAGCATTGaacaacaaagaacaaaaaaaaatgtgttcatATGATATGTAGTTTAGAATAACAAACTCACCTttgacaagataaaaaaaaccatacctTGAAGAATAAATTAACAGACTAAGCCTTGGTGATGTGTGCAGACATCAACTCACTTAATAAGGACTCTTCTATTTCTTATCACGACCATCTAGTGTTTGATAGGTTGCTAATTGATGTTCATTCGAAgcaataatatccatatatagGTATATTAAGACATTTGAAGCAGCACCTCCCAAAAAATCATTAAGCAAGGAAGCACACATAGATCAATCATCGTTCTTACAAGCTACCATGCCAAAGATAATAAAAGGATTAACATAATGACATATTCTTCACTGAGTAGGGATCACTACTATACCTGCAGGAATAAAGAAGCTGAAGCATGATAAGCATCTGAATACATCTGGTTCTCTATCGCAATTATGATCATCGACTGCAGATGTTGGGCTATCGTTTGAACAAATGTTAGCTATATCATGACCCGGACCACTGGCTGAATCAGCAGAATTGGCATCTGAATAGGTAGAATTGCCATTCGATTCAGAGGGAACAATTGTGTCAACTTTGGCGTGTTTTGGTTTACGACGTGCATTTCGATTCTTCCATCTTCTTCTACGAAGGATAACCCTTCTTGTAATACAGGAATTACAGTTAGGGCAATACAAATCATGTGTATTCTGCTTCTCTAACACCTTCTCAACATCGAATTCTGTCATTTCCTGGTCTATTTCTTCTATCAAGTCCAAATCTCCAACTACTCTAGTTTCACTGTCAGaaggttttgatttaaaattgtgTTCTTCGAATGTGTCTTCTAAAGGTGTAAGACCTGAACCAGAAAACCCTTCATTATCCATATTTTCCCCTAATTGAAGGTTGTCATCCTTGACTAGACTTTTCTGAATCTCAGAATTCTTTACAAGGACTTCCGCATATCTGGGACTTGTGTCCAAAACAGAACATGTAACACCACCACAGTTCACGCCAGAAGCTCCATTAATGGAATCAGCACCTGCATTCATGCAGAAGGCGAGCATTTCATTAGCAGAACATggatcaataaaatatatgcacAATTACAATTTCGATACACAAGAAGATATCTGAAGAATAGTGTAGGATCATGCAGAAGTAGCAAATTCACGATAATGAGTGCCAAGTGGAAATATCAGTTATCAGTTCATAATTGAATTTCTTATGACTGCTTGCAATAATCTTGAATTTGATATCCACAGATAGGCAGATTTTGGTAACACGAAGCACGAGTAGTCGCTCCATTCATTCCGAATCAACCATTCAATATCTCACAAAAGTAGGCATCCTGCGAGAACATTACTGAATTGGGACCAGGGTGCAAATAGGATGCTGATTGACTAAATCTTATTCTACATTTTCTTGGCATGGAATAGAAAAGGCAGCATGCTGGAATAAATCATAGGAGTGAAGGGCACTGTAAATATTTGCAGTTTCACTAAAAGTAAGTGAAAGTAGCACTCCACTGCTGAGAAATGTTTGGCTTCTACTAACCTTTAGTTCCAAAAACCAAACATGGTTGCTgttgattaaaatttttgagaTTTATGAGGCTGTGCGTGTGAgtgtgcgtgtgcgtgtgcGAGCACTCTTTATGATCAAAACAGGGAGTTCCAACGCAGTAGGTCCAATTGCAGTGGTGACATTTCCATATTCCTTCAgcgaaacaaaaggaaatgtAATGACACATACACCAGGCACCAAAATAAAACtccacaaagaaaagaaaagaaaaggaagggagATTTTGAAGATTGCAATTAATCCAAcaattgaaatcaaaagaataatctACTTTCGAAgatgaagaggagaagaagagagTTTAAGCAATAATATCTTAAGTAAAATTAAGTGGAAGGTGGTGGAATGgacagagaagaagagaagagaagagaaatgtTGATAAGATTGAGGAGTAGCATACCATGGTGTTGGTCAAAGTAAACGCTGTTTAGGTGATGggctctctcttcactctcatCCTTGTCCTTATCATCATCCCCACTGTGTTTATGCGGAGATACAGTACAGGGTGATGATACTCCTACTTTCGGAGTCTCTGAGTCCTCGTTAAGATTgttattgctgctgctgctgataaGGCTACTAATTCTAGTTTCATTTGCATTTTCATTACCATTGGTAGAAAAAATATCAACGAGCAGAGCAGTGTTTGCAGAAgttgtgttgttgttgttgccgCCGCCGTCGTCGTCGCTGCTGCTGCAATGCCTTTGAAGAGACAGCACTTGCTCCTCCTCATCGGGCAACAATTCTTGTTTCTGATTTTCCATTGGTATTTGGCTAAGGAGGGAGGGAGTAGGGGATGCCATTCCACTTCGAGAGAGATGTAGCTTGGATTAGTTGAGGCCGAGCTAATCTCTCTGGCTTTTGAGTCAAGCGAGTACTTGATAGCCACTCGCTCCTTctgtaataaatatatattaaatactaCTGAGTCCAGTCCAGTACAGAGTTTTTCACAgcacaattaagaaaataattcacaaaCTAGCACATGTTAATACGTGCACATATCATATGCCGCAgcttaaattttctttatccGGCAAATTAAGTAAacattcatattttataaagGATCaatagctataaaataaataaaaaataattcaattaatatataaaaaaataacaatgcacAAAAaacaaggaaggaaaaaaaaaacaggacatATCATATTtccaattataataaaatacagAAAATAACTTTAAAGCTAGTGAGAGCTACATGTattgtttaaaaacaataatatatttatttattggagtTTCATCgtcaattttaaagttaattttctatattatttatagatttaatttatcaatatcttttttatagtaTTGATAATATCATCATAGCTCTCTTGtatcttttagtgttttttttttttttttcttctttttttctctcatcttttttctctttttgtgtcattttttttttatgatcattggatta belongs to Populus nigra chromosome 18, ddPopNigr1.1, whole genome shotgun sequence and includes:
- the LOC133677907 gene encoding uncharacterized protein LOC133677907 isoform X2, producing MASPTPSLLSQIPMENQKQELLPDEEEQVLSLQRHCSSSDDDGGGNNNNTTSANTALLVDIFSTNGNENANETRISSLISSSSNNNLNEDSETPKVGVSSPCTVSPHKHSGDDDKDKDESEERAHHLNSVYFDQHHGADSINGASGVNCGGVTCSVLDTSPRYAEVLVKNSEIQKSLVKDDNLQLGENMDNEGFSGSGLTPLEDTFEEHNFKSKPSDSETRVVGDLDLIEEIDQEMTEFDVEKVLEKQNTHDLYCPNCNSCITRRVILRRRRWKNRNARRKPKHAKVDTIVPSESNGNSTYSDANSADSASGPGHDIANICSNDSPTSAVDDHNCDREPDVFRCLSCFSFFIPAGNGFKLFRVSSTENENVQDPQKISTANTNWFFSIFATHKRKTTTEQGNAAVDHTQVRGMNQDASSGFPNNFTSSNGNDHSVMPHAERTIVKTGEHPESSYSKPHQSGAESLNPSTMEPLLLDKSPQGINLKSNLTSRNGILADQNAPLLSVDLPSVESSSIAGILNNMGGASLKPGMGIVSSSRETKFNETALISAREKSGDAAGNSGGSLMNHAIMDTVQLLPYSSGSMEGLKENAPFRPQGGVNPPEYSTSKSLIPEQSEIQIEEKFNMEKGNEKPLQNGQASSTQGTSLSSQLYSEGGFINDAALKHHEVGKGSLNSLSQGTSRPEKEKVNIGENEVNAMENKNIGNDVIVTIEKEPPKRGDSEIVCIDSVEPTSLLNSANQTNASERKGAGVGESWQWEILKSIVYGGLIESITSLGVVSSAAGAGAGTLNIIALGLANLIGGLFIIGHNLVDLKNDRSNQVNEQEDRYQETLGRRDNFSLHATLSILSFLIFGLLPPVLYGFSFRKSDDRDLKLAAVNGASLFCIILLAIGKAHIQRKQPKPYISTVLYFLCIGLMASGASYVVGDLISKLLQKISGFESNLPYPGLKPTEPTTTWASY
- the LOC133677907 gene encoding uncharacterized protein LOC133677907 isoform X1, whose amino-acid sequence is MASPTPSLLSQIPMENQKQELLPDEEEQVLSLQRHCSSSDDDGGGNNNNTTSANTALLVDIFSTNGNENANETRISSLISSSSNNNLNEDSETPKVGVSSPCTVSPHKHSGDDDKDKDESEERAHHLNSVYFDQHHGIWKCHHCNWTYCVGTPCFDHKECSHTHTHTHTHSLINLKNFNQQQPCLVFGTKGADSINGASGVNCGGVTCSVLDTSPRYAEVLVKNSEIQKSLVKDDNLQLGENMDNEGFSGSGLTPLEDTFEEHNFKSKPSDSETRVVGDLDLIEEIDQEMTEFDVEKVLEKQNTHDLYCPNCNSCITRRVILRRRRWKNRNARRKPKHAKVDTIVPSESNGNSTYSDANSADSASGPGHDIANICSNDSPTSAVDDHNCDREPDVFRCLSCFSFFIPAGNGFKLFRVSSTENENVQDPQKISTANTNWFFSIFATHKRKTTTEQGNAAVDHTQVRGMNQDASSGFPNNFTSSNGNDHSVMPHAERTIVKTGEHPESSYSKPHQSGAESLNPSTMEPLLLDKSPQGINLKSNLTSRNGILADQNAPLLSVDLPSVESSSIAGILNNMGGASLKPGMGIVSSSRETKFNETALISAREKSGDAAGNSGGSLMNHAIMDTVQLLPYSSGSMEGLKENAPFRPQGGVNPPEYSTSKSLIPEQSEIQIEEKFNMEKGNEKPLQNGQASSTQGTSLSSQLYSEGGFINDAALKHHEVGKGSLNSLSQGTSRPEKEKVNIGENEVNAMENKNIGNDVIVTIEKEPPKRGDSEIVCIDSVEPTSLLNSANQTNASERKGAGVGESWQWEILKSIVYGGLIESITSLGVVSSAAGAGAGTLNIIALGLANLIGGLFIIGHNLVDLKNDRSNQVNEQEDRYQETLGRRDNFSLHATLSILSFLIFGLLPPVLYGFSFRKSDDRDLKLAAVNGASLFCIILLAIGKAHIQRKQPKPYISTVLYFLCIGLMASGASYVVGDLISKLLQKISGFESNLPYPGLKPTEPTTTWASY